The following nucleotide sequence is from Crinalium epipsammum PCC 9333.
CAGTTATTGAGGTGAGAAACGCAATTGTTCATCCGAGAGTTAAAAAATCAAAAAATTCAGAATTTTTATCTGATGAACTTTTAAGAGAAACATTTTGGATTGGTCATAATTATTTAGAACAATGTTTACTAAAGCTATTTTGTTCTAATTATCCATTTGATTAAATAAAAAATTTAGGGATTTATTAATGAGGTTTTCTATTTTCGGTTAACCCGAAGATTAATTATCGTTAAGGTGTTTTCAAATGTAGTGTAGTTTAAACTAAATCTGCGAGTATATCTGTAATTTCTCCTTGATGACTCAATCTGTTATCGTCATAAATCATCAAAGTATTAAGGTTAGAATGTCTCGACAACTTCTGCACCCGTCGCACATCGCCGCCAGTCGCCTCAAGTGCAGCAGTAACAGAACTATGGCGTATTCTGTGAGGACTAAGTTTTTTAGTAATACCAGCATCAAGAGCGATCGCATTGACAATCTTATAAATAGAAGTAGTGCTGAGACGATGCCCTGGTGATGCTTTGTCAAGGCTAATAAACAGAGGTTGATTAATGTCAGTTTCCCGTCGTGCCTGTAACCATTCCTGCAAAGCATTAACAGTTGGAATTGATAAAGCTATCGCTTCCTTCTGACTCCCCCGACCCTTACCCAAAATCCACAGGCGACGGGCATCTAAATCTAGATCGCCAATGTTTAGCGATGATACTTCCCCGCGTCTAAGTGCGTTATCCCACAACAATCGCAGGATGGCATAATCACGCCTACCCCGATTAGTGTCGAGATCGGGTAAGGAGAGCATTTTCTTAAACTCCGATGGTTTAATACCAGTAGTATCGCGATATGCTTTAATGCGTTCTGATTTAAGATCAGCAAGAGTCCAACTGCACTTACCAACCTTAAAAGCATAATTCACCAAACTCCTCAGAGCAGCCAAGCGCCTGTTCACCGTCGCCTCTTTGAGTCCACGTTCAATTAAATTTTGTTTATAACTCAGTACAATAGCCATAGCCCGAAACCTGTCTAACTCTAGAAACTCAACCACTTGTTGAGGTCTAGGGTTGTTACCAGTAACAAACTGGAAAAAATCTTTAATATCCTTAGCATATTCCGACTTAGTTTTAGGGCTGCGCTTATCAGCTACAAAGTCACGTAAAACATCTGGAGTCTGATTCGCCAGCATCAGTAAATCCGGTAATTGGGGGACAAGCTTACTATCATCCATGATTACGAAAACCGCGATTAGCGTAACCATGATTATTTCATGGTTTTTTAACAAAGAAGCAACCATGCAATAATTTGTTAGATGACTGCTAATTTCACGCCGCCAAGAGTCGGAATTGAGCCGCATTCCTTATAGCCTTTTATTGATACAAGGCATTTACATCTGTTTTTCTCTTCTAGAGGTACAACCGTTTATATTTGGCTGTGTTAAAAAAAGGATATTTGGACATATTGCATTCATCCCTTCTTAGTCAATAGCAAGTAGCTACTGGGTTAATCCCCCGCGTCCTGCACTCAGTTCGCTCGCTGCTAGAGGGAGTATTCCGAGTAATTGGGCTTTAAAGGCTGTTTAGTTGCCTTTAGGTGTAGATTGGTCATCAATTTGATTTTGTGGCGCTTGTGGCTCAAGCTCAAGGCAGTTTTCCTCTTAGGGTAGGC
It contains:
- a CDS encoding tyrosine-type recombinase/integrase yields the protein MVTLIAVFVIMDDSKLVPQLPDLLMLANQTPDVLRDFVADKRSPKTKSEYAKDIKDFFQFVTGNNPRPQQVVEFLELDRFRAMAIVLSYKQNLIERGLKEATVNRRLAALRSLVNYAFKVGKCSWTLADLKSERIKAYRDTTGIKPSEFKKMLSLPDLDTNRGRRDYAILRLLWDNALRRGEVSSLNIGDLDLDARRLWILGKGRGSQKEAIALSIPTVNALQEWLQARRETDINQPLFISLDKASPGHRLSTTSIYKIVNAIALDAGITKKLSPHRIRHSSVTAALEATGGDVRRVQKLSRHSNLNTLMIYDDNRLSHQGEITDILADLV